The Alkalibaculum bacchi genomic sequence TTTCCGATACAAGCTGTTACATTACGAGTTCCTGAAGCATTATAACCCTCTCCAGGATTTTCTTGATTAATATCCAATCCTTCAATAATTGGTTGTAATAGCTCGTTGACTTTTGGCATATCTTGATATGCAATACCAGGTACTTCAAAGCCCTGTCTCGATGTAATATGTACCGTTCCATTTCCGTATGTTTCTGCAATATTTTGTATCATAGACAAAAATTTAGCATCTAAATGACCACCAGGAACTCGAATTCGGGATGCAGTGATTCCCCTATGTTTTGTTACACGAAAAGCGTTCTTTTTTAATTGTTTTGTATTCATATCCATACTAGCTTCTCCCCCCTAATCCAATAATTGGCGACCTTTTGTATAATTAAATACTGGGCCATCTAAACACACATACACGTCATCGATTTTACAGTGACCACATTTACCTAGACCACAACACATTTTTCTTTCTTGTGAAATCCAAATGTTTTCTTCTTTAAATCCGATATCTAGTAGACCTAATGTTGAAAACTTCATCATCGGAGGCGGTCCTACGACGACAGCTACTGCTTCTTCTATATTTTCAAGTTGTAGTTTTGGAATATATTCTGTAACCATGCCTACATTGCAGATAAATCCTTCTTCAGCACAATCTACAGTCAAAATAACGTCCATAGTTTTTTCCCATTTTTCAAAATCTTTTGTAAACAAAATATCATCAGGGCTTTTAAATCCTGCAATGAAAGTAAGAGACTTAACTTCATCTTTATGATCGCTAAAATAATCTATTACCCCTCTAATAGGAGAAACACCTGTACCACCAGCTACAACAACTAAATCTTTTCCCTTATACTCTTCAATATCAAAACCATTTCCGTAAGGTCCTCGTAAAAACAATTTGTCTCCTACATAATGCTCAAAAATTTCATCTGTTACTTTACCTACTCGGCGTACGGTCAAATCTACAGTTCCTTCTCCTATCCCACTTACAGAGATTGGGGCTTCTCCAAACTTAGGAATAGAGACTTCAAAAAACTGTCCTGGTTTTACAGGTCCTGTATAGGTCATTCTAAAGGTGTATTCAATATCTGTATGCTTAATAACTTCTTTTATTTCTGATTGAAATGGAATATATTCATTTTGCATTATTTAGACACCTCCTGTATTGCATCTTCTAATTTATTGAGGATTTTAGAATAAGAGATATATTCTGGACAAACATCATCGCAACGGCCACAACCTGTACACATGTGATAGCCATTTCTCTTTTTAAAGTCATACACTTTATGCAATACTTTAAAGCGCATTCTTTGACCATTTTTCTTTCGGTAGCTTCCGCCGCCTGCTACATCTGTAAATCCATCAACCATACAGGAAGCTTGAACTCTTCTACGCTCACCAACTTTGCCATTGTCTGTGTAGAAGATATCCTGCATTGTAAAGCAAGTACAAGTAGGACATGAGAAATTACATCTACCACAATTAATACAACGGCTATCGTATTCATCCCACATTGTGGAGTTAAAAATGTCTAGTGTAATATTTTCTGGAATAGATACTCTTGTCATTGTTTCTGTTACGTGCGCAGGAACTACTTCCTCTATGCAAGAGCTATTAGCTGAAAGGAGGTCTTCCCAATCATTGTTTTTATTATCTATGCAGACTGTATCTCCTTTTCGTTCTAATGAAGCATCATAATCTTTTGATTCATTGGTACCCATATCTACGCAGAAGCAACTATCAAATGCACTTTCGCAGCCTATTAGCACAAATTTCACTTTATCTCTTAGTCTCTTATAGTAATAGTCTTCTGGACCATTATGTAAATAAATCTCATCTAGTCTTTTTACACTGTGCAAATCACAACTTCTAAGTAGTACAATTGCTCCTTTTTTTGGTGAATCTGCCTCTTTCACTTCATCTTCTGTAAAGAAGAAAAGGGTTTCTGATAGGGGAATAAGAATCTCTTTAAAAGAAAAATCGGATTTTTCATTTAATTCAATTTCCTCTACCTTTTGTACTTCTCCATAGCGTATGACGTCCGTATCTGAAAAAGCTCCACCTCCTACAAAACGCTTTGGGGCATAAATTACATTTTCTTCAGACCATTGCTTGAATACATCATTGGCTTTTTCCAGTGTCAAATGATAACCCATGTTTTACACCTCTTTCTTTTAATTTAAAGTCCATTTAGGACTACTTGCTCACTAGGTTTGTTTTATATGTTTGTTTTTTATTTTTCAAGTATAGTATATAATTCTAGAACAATGTTCACAGTGATATTTATCACGAACTTAATATTTTTTATTTTACCACTAATTTGCAACTATCAAACACAATTTATCTATTATTTTACTATTGTTCAAGAGCTTTTCCGACTTTTTTCCCTGCTATTATATAATAAGGAATGGCTAAAAATAAAATTCCGCCTATCATATTCCCTATAGTTACAACACCAATATTGTACAAGTATCCCCCTAAAGAAATTGCAGTTCCATGAGGAGCTAATAGCCCAATAGTTAAAAGAGTCATATTAGCGATGCTGTGTTCAAACCCTGATGTTATGAATGCAAATAAACAGAGAAAAATCATAATCAATTTGCCGCTCTCTGATTTACATCTAGTACTGCTCCAAATAGCTAAGCATACTAATATATTACATAGAACTCCTTTTAACAGAAGGGAAATCAGCGGAATGCTCATTTTTGTTGCTGACATTGCAGCAACAAACTCGCCAATTGGTCCAGTACTAATACCTGCCCCCCAGGATAGAATAGCTAAAACAATTGAACCTGCCCAATTGCCAAGGTAGCATACGATCCAAACTTTTATAGTGTCTTTCCAAGAAACCGTGCCCATTAACGCACCTGTGCCTATGACGAAATTATTTCCCGTAAACAATTCTGCCCCTGCAATTACTACTAGACTTAAGGCAATGGAAAAAGACACCCCCATAATGATTTTAGTATAGGGCCCACCTTGAAGCATCCCCCCAATAGAATGAATGAGCAATACGCCAAACCCTACATAGGCTCCACCTAACATAGATGCAATAAAATAGCCCAAAAGATTACCTTTCATAAAACTGACTTTTGCTTTTGCTGCCTTTGAAACTAGTTTTAAATCCTCTTCATACATTTTAGCTGTCCTCACAATCTATGTTTGTCTTTTATTTATCAACAATAGTATAGTACATAAATAAAAAAGGAACCGTGATAAAAGTCACGGTTCCTTAAAATAACTTGCTAATTTTTCACGATCGTAAACAATAAATTTCTTGTCTTCTATTCCCACGAGACCATGTTCCTTTAAAATTTTTATCTGTCTTGAAACCGTTTCTCTTTGGGATCCTAACATATCGGCGAGATATGTAATACTTAAGTCCATATCAATACAAATGCCTTTCTCACAAGCTACTCCGTAATCTCCAGACAATTTCCACAATTTAGCTGCAATTCGTTTATCTGCTCGTACAGAATTAGATGTATTTTTAAGCTGGCGATATAAGCGTCTAGTCTTTAATGACAGAGATCGCAAGACTCCCTTTGTCAAATTAAAGTCTTGGCTCATAATATGTAAAAACTTGTCTTTGTTCCAGCACAAAATCTCACTAGGCTCAAAGGCATCACAACTTATAGAAGATGGCAAACCCTGGAGTACTACTTCATTTATCATCTTTCCTTTTCCCAAAATAAAGATCACCTTTTTCTCACCCTGAGAACTCATCTTATAAAGAGAGACCAAACCACTTTTCACAAGATATAGACTAGAACACTCGTCTTTATCTTTGAAAATGTGTTCATTTTTCTTATACTGACGAACACTAAAACAATCAGCAAGAGTATCTAAAGTTTCAGATTTAGCCTCTCTAAATACTTCAATACCCTTAAGGATTTCTATTTTATCTGCACTGGTCCACTTTTCCATTTTACACCTCTTTTTGAACAGTAGTTAAACGATCTTGAAACCATAGTTGAACAATGGTTGAGCAATAGTTAAACGATGGTTAAACAATTGTATTAGACTCTCGCCTACGGCGAGTTCAACTTTAAAGGTTTTAAAATTTTGCTTACCACCTTACCACCTTACTACCTTACTACCTTACCAC encodes the following:
- the asrA gene encoding anaerobic sulfite reductase subunit AsrA; the protein is MGYHLTLEKANDVFKQWSEENVIYAPKRFVGGGAFSDTDVIRYGEVQKVEEIELNEKSDFSFKEILIPLSETLFFFTEDEVKEADSPKKGAIVLLRSCDLHSVKRLDEIYLHNGPEDYYYKRLRDKVKFVLIGCESAFDSCFCVDMGTNESKDYDASLERKGDTVCIDNKNNDWEDLLSANSSCIEEVVPAHVTETMTRVSIPENITLDIFNSTMWDEYDSRCINCGRCNFSCPTCTCFTMQDIFYTDNGKVGERRRVQASCMVDGFTDVAGGGSYRKKNGQRMRFKVLHKVYDFKKRNGYHMCTGCGRCDDVCPEYISYSKILNKLEDAIQEVSK
- a CDS encoding formate/nitrite transporter family protein → MYEEDLKLVSKAAKAKVSFMKGNLLGYFIASMLGGAYVGFGVLLIHSIGGMLQGGPYTKIIMGVSFSIALSLVVIAGAELFTGNNFVIGTGALMGTVSWKDTIKVWIVCYLGNWAGSIVLAILSWGAGISTGPIGEFVAAMSATKMSIPLISLLLKGVLCNILVCLAIWSSTRCKSESGKLIMIFLCLFAFITSGFEHSIANMTLLTIGLLAPHGTAISLGGYLYNIGVVTIGNMIGGILFLAIPYYIIAGKKVGKALEQ
- a CDS encoding Crp/Fnr family transcriptional regulator, yielding MEKWTSADKIEILKGIEVFREAKSETLDTLADCFSVRQYKKNEHIFKDKDECSSLYLVKSGLVSLYKMSSQGEKKVIFILGKGKMINEVVLQGLPSSISCDAFEPSEILCWNKDKFLHIMSQDFNLTKGVLRSLSLKTRRLYRQLKNTSNSVRADKRIAAKLWKLSGDYGVACEKGICIDMDLSITYLADMLGSQRETVSRQIKILKEHGLVGIEDKKFIVYDREKLASYFKEP
- the asrB gene encoding anaerobic sulfite reductase subunit AsrB produces the protein MQNEYIPFQSEIKEVIKHTDIEYTFRMTYTGPVKPGQFFEVSIPKFGEAPISVSGIGEGTVDLTVRRVGKVTDEIFEHYVGDKLFLRGPYGNGFDIEEYKGKDLVVVAGGTGVSPIRGVIDYFSDHKDEVKSLTFIAGFKSPDDILFTKDFEKWEKTMDVILTVDCAEEGFICNVGMVTEYIPKLQLENIEEAVAVVVGPPPMMKFSTLGLLDIGFKEENIWISQERKMCCGLGKCGHCKIDDVYVCLDGPVFNYTKGRQLLD